In Natronomonas halophila, one DNA window encodes the following:
- a CDS encoding DUF7537 family lipoprotein, translated as MVAVLVLAMLSGCSVLLDDGDSAPVGDVSTPAPTGDDGSTPVPAGEATSTPTTGGSSTPADSDDSTPTRTPASSASLSTFDAAALNDGHVTALQNAGSFTAESSLIIRSEDSVRYINGSYAIERGGPAANTANITFVGPNGTRDFPTSTRYTESDTTYERQVARTDNGTEVGYRSASAPYNDSGLQPVNRSVAYSLGEIAREVIDNSTWNETGSGTFDGERVTRYDTSGERFGAGQLGPNAEGAATMAVDENGAVRYVAYQFVTTVSGERTTYSYEATYVDVGGTNVRRPDWTDEA; from the coding sequence GTGGTTGCAGTCCTCGTCCTCGCGATGCTTTCGGGGTGTTCGGTACTCCTCGATGACGGCGACTCGGCGCCGGTCGGCGATGTTTCGACGCCAGCACCGACAGGTGACGACGGGTCGACGCCGGTGCCAGCGGGTGAGGCGACTTCGACCCCGACGACCGGTGGTTCTTCGACGCCGGCGGACAGCGACGACTCGACGCCGACCCGGACACCGGCATCGTCGGCGTCGTTGTCCACCTTCGATGCTGCGGCACTCAACGATGGCCACGTTACGGCACTACAAAACGCCGGAAGCTTCACCGCCGAAAGCTCGCTGATTATCCGTAGCGAGGACTCGGTGCGGTATATAAACGGGAGCTACGCCATCGAGCGTGGCGGCCCCGCGGCGAACACGGCGAACATCACCTTCGTCGGCCCGAACGGGACGCGGGATTTCCCGACGTCGACCAGATACACCGAGAGTGACACGACCTACGAACGACAGGTCGCTCGCACCGACAACGGCACGGAGGTCGGCTACCGGTCGGCGTCGGCGCCGTACAACGACTCGGGCCTCCAGCCGGTCAACCGGTCGGTCGCCTACTCGCTCGGCGAAATCGCCCGTGAAGTCATCGACAACTCGACGTGGAACGAAACCGGCTCCGGCACGTTCGACGGCGAGAGGGTCACGCGATACGATACCTCGGGCGAGCGGTTTGGGGCCGGACAACTGGGACCGAACGCCGAGGGGGCGGCCACGATGGCGGTTGACGAGAACGGGGCCGTCCGGTACGTCGCCTATCAGTTCGTCACGACAGTCTCCGGCGAGCGGACGACCTACAGCTACGAGGCCACCTACGTCGATGTCGGCGGGACGAACGTCCGGCGGCCCGACTGGACCGATGAGGCCTGA